Genomic DNA from Prunus persica cultivar Lovell chromosome G1, Prunus_persica_NCBIv2, whole genome shotgun sequence:
CTCAGGGTAGCATGGAGGGCCTTCTCATGTTCCAAATTTAGAGCATCATGTGCACCTACAGCTCCCTAGTTCATTcatacccccaaaaaaaaatcagaaacaatTGAGCATGATTAGTAACATCGTAATTAGTAAACCCTGATGATCAAGATGAGCAagtgacatatatataatcagaCATGGACGTACCGGAACCAGAAAGGCACCATGGATGTCAGGTTTCGTGACACGGGCAAGGATGACGTCAACAGTTTGAAGAATATGTTTAAGAGGAATGGACTTGACATCATAGGGACGGTCACGAGACCGATCAGTAGCCAGAATTTGGTTAGTCAATGCACTGTCATCAGAAGTTGCTGAAAATTGGCGGCGCCCAGGACGGTTGTAACTGTCTCCTCCTCTGCGTGTTGTGGTGGGCGGCTTATAATAATTCTGAGCAGCAGGTGCAAATGCCGGATTATAATTCTGAGCAGCTGGTGCAAAGGCAGGATTATAACTCTGAGCAGCTGGTGCAAGGGCCGGATCATAACTCTGAGCAGCTGGTGCAAGGGCCGGATTGTAATTCTGAGCAGCCGGTACAGGAGCCGTGCTATAGTTCTGAGCAGCTGGTTGAGGTGTTGTGTTAAAATTTTGAGCAGTTGGTACAGGGGTGTTATAAATTTGAGGTGGTGCAGGGGCCCTATTAAAATTCTGAGGGGCGAGGGCCATTTTGAGGAAGGTTGAGACTGTGAGCTAGGTGTGAGGGGAGGGGGAGAAGAAGAGCAAAGGCTTCTGTGAGTGTGTTGGTTTTGGTTCAAGCTAGGATAGCTAGGCCTTATATAGTTGATGCatatagagaaaaagaagagggcCAAACTAATGTGCTATAGCTAGCTAGCTGCTACCTTGCTTCCATTGGGGTTTTATCCAAAAAGTGccagtagagagagagagtggaagGAATTTATAATATTGATTTTTGAGACAAGGGGTTGGATATTCATGTCTTTGGTCGCCTTCAAAACCTTTTTTCACCTACACGAAAGGTTAGCAATCCTTATATCCATTCCTACTCTAggaataatttttaattatggcTGTCGAGAGAAACATATGTTGTGTTTCTTCAATGTTACTTTGAGAGTTCATCTTAGAATAACTAgcttcttattattattattttcttagtgGTTTTTCCCAGCATCTAAAtatcaaatattaaatttgaatttaagttGGATATATAATAGAGTTTTACATTTCACTTGATGagaaatttttatatgttCCGTGTACGATCCAATACACATAGGCCATGTCGAATTATTTTCCAACTTATTGCATTGCTTTTTATGACTTGTGGCTTGCTGCATTGGAAATATTACACATGTTCTTCATCTATTGGATGATACACTAGCCATGTGGTGTACCCAGACCACCCAAAAATTACTCCCAcccgatatgtcaaattaaaatattaatttattacatATTGTTTATTGGTTTACAACTAGGCACATTAAGGTGTCGTGTTTTCCGACTAGTTAATTTGTTCTTCCTCtctaaaaaaaaccctaacggTACTCTGGTCCCCTTTCTCCTTGCCAACAACCAACCGCAAGGAAGCTAAAGGGGGAGGTGCCCAATGGCCCTCCTCCCCTCCacccatcttcctcttcctctcctcatctccctttctttttctcccataTTTTCCCTTCCTCTTATCCCCTCTTCTCCTCCCCTTCCTCTTCCCAGATAGTCTAGATATGTTTAGATCTAGGTCTGTTtgtctgtttgttttgtttgattatttttgcAGTGTTATAGGTGGCTGGTGTTGTCTTTGTCTCAATGGTGGCGATAGTAGTGGCGTTGGATTGTGTCTCACCTTAGGAGAGTTGTGATACCTGGTGGTTGATGTTTTGTCTATGTTTCAACAGCGGCGGCAGTAGCGACGCTGGTGGTTGTTGTTAGAATGTGGTGCTCTTCTCTACTCTGCGATGTTCAAAGAACTATGCTTGGTTATATAAGGTTTTCTTTGTCCGATTTTGAGTTGAAGTGGAGTGCTTGGCCATTTTACTGTTGTTTATGTGTTCTATTGCGTGTTCTCTCATGGTTTCTGCTATGGTATGCCTTGCAGTTTGTGTGGGTGTCAAAGGACTATGATTTTGTTCATAGAAGACTTCTTTTGACAGTTGGGATGGTCTGGGGTTCTCTTTGGAAGTCTATGTGTTAGTTTTCGTTTttgatttgttcttttattgtaatggtcCAAAGTGACCTGAATCTGACTCCCTTGTTAGTCCATGACAtgtgtggtactctttcctcCCCTGGAGTTTGTCTCATGAGGTTGTCCTAgaaaggttttaacgaggtcACTGTGTCATGTCGTTCTTTGTACGTCTTTGGTTCTAACATCACAAtatgaaacaacaaaaattacagcaagagagagaatgtTATTTCACGTAGGGTTTAACATTTCGGTTGGAATGAGTATGAGCATCTTTTTCTACTaattaaaaatgttaaattggagatgctctaagagaaagtaaggaatcaaccaagaaaagaatttagaatacggaaagaagaaaaatcaattAGAAAGTTCATTGGCTTCATGATGCATTTCACTGTCGATAATTCTATTAGAGTAATAGAGTGGCCTTGATTAATTTTCAGAAGTATACTTTTGAAATAGTTTGGTGCCTTTTGTACTCAAAGCATAATATATTGGATCTTTTTTTACCAAGAAACGCATATAAGTTGGTAGAATATTATAGCCAACTGAACGAATGGAACCtttgaaggaaaagaaaatgaaaacaaatcaagaattgaaataaaaacacCTGCGTTCATGAAGCTTCCTAAactttattcttttctttttaagtgtataagattccaaaactttggcCCTGCTTCTCAAGAGGGACCGGGTGATTTGCTTTTAGTTTCCAAAGCAATGATTTGTGGTTTGGTAGGAAACAAGAAGTAAAAGCGTTGTGTATATACTATGCATGAGAAgataaaaacagagaaaaggcTATATGCGAGAGGAAAGGGGTAATCTACTTGGGGGCCGCACATTCTTTAGCAACCCAGAACAGCAAAAGGTTCATTAACTTGGAAAAGAATATCCACGCCCATAAATGTGTTCTTCATACTCCAGTTttcatgaaatttaaaatattgaaattttaaaatgtgGACCTGGTTGTGCCCAAAGCCTCTTTTATATGTCTTTCTCAGTAGGTGCGGTTGCAAATGTAATGCCCTAGTCTTACTGTTGGATTCTggttttgtaattattttagGAGAATACAAATATATGGATGAACAAATGTGTCAGCAACACAACCTGTGAGAATTTAATGTATAATTTATTCACAGACAAACAGAAAAACCATCATTTTGGAGCAATTACATCATTTGTAGACAACAAACTTCTTCATAGGGTGCTTACACTTGCCACAAACTACCCCTCCTTCTCCTTGTTCTTTACCAGGGAGAGTGACATCAAAGTGACCACAGGGCTCAGGAAGAACAGATGGTTCAAGGGCATGTCTAAGTGCACCCAAGAACCCCAACTCTCCCACATTTTCACCCCACTTTGGAAACTTGTTTAAGCATTCCGTAAGATCCGGCCCTTCAAGTCTTACTATATCCTGCATCATGGAATCTGATCCTCTCCCTATTACTGCCCAATTCTTGTCATTGTCATCAGCATCTAGCAGTGCTGACGCCTCATCTAGAACATTGTCAGAACTATTCGCTGGCTTTCTTAGCCGGAGTTTTGATCTTCTTATACTTTCCAAACGAAGCCAGAAGAAATGTGTTTTCATGGGAGGCAATGCACTGCTTAGTTTTTTATAGCTAACTGTGGCTGAAATGTTCCTCATGTCTTGTTGGCTTGAGTTCCTCTTGCCAACATACACCATCTCAAGCTGCACTCCTGCGCTTTTGATAATCTCCATCTTGGCAGTGAATTCTACTATCCAGTCTATGCTGTCACTTCCATAGATGCAAATGTTTCTGCCTTCTTCTACCTGAAATCAATGCAATGTTATGAGCTTAAGcacacaaaaaaggaaaaaagattaAGCCAATTAGTATATGGAAGAACACATAGTTTAAGACTCATACCCACTTAGTCAGCAAGGGGTCAATTTCATCCATCATAAATTGCAGTGTCCAATTCTGCTCTTGCAAAAGTTCTTCTTCTCTTGAAGCTGAAAAAGGGTATGCCTTTGGACCCCAGATAAATAGCAAGTCAATTGCATTTGAGTTTGTGACAGTCCCCTGTGAATCCAACACAACCATAACCGGCTCGTTTTTGTAGTTCCATGCttcttttataaatttcaCCACTGCTGAGTTAAGAAGCCAGGGTTGCCTTATTGAGAACCAAGGCAAAGAATTTGATAAGTATTCAAAAATTGTCTCTTCGGCATCAGTCCATTGATTGGAAACTGGAATGGGGACCCATACAATTCTATAACTGTCCTCTGCATTTTTTTTGTGAGGATGATTATGTGTTTGCTGAACCAGAAAGAGTGATCCCTCTATTGAAAGAAGCTCTGGCTTTGAGATCATGAGTATGACTACTTTGTTCTTCAGATCAGAGACACCTAGCTATTAACAAATCCAAGTGAGATTGTAAACCAGTAGAAATTACATTTGTAAGAAGGGTCAAAacaagtttcaattttggcaCTCTTAGATATGTAGTTCTGCCGAAAATAAGGGGATCAGACGAGGCAATACTTACTAATGGTACATTAGGCTGTTCTAGTTTTTAATATCATATTAGATGTACCATGGCTAAGTGGAGTAAGTAGCACAATTGGTACTTTTGCATCCCAATTTCTTAATTGTTTTATGTTTGATGGCATCTAGTACTTGGAATATTTAGAAGATACCCTCTGATCAGGATAGAATATTTAAACATGCCTTTGCTTGTGAGGAGCAATCCTTGAGTGGCAAGTCATCCCTCAAGGCAAATAACAAGCGAAGAACCTCTTGGTTGTCCACTTGGGTCTCCTTGAAGATATCCAACAGCTTCTGATATAGCTTTGTCTCTGCAAGTTATACCAAAAATGTCATGGTAAATGGCAAGTGCTGCAAGAGTATGTTCAATCCAGATATAAACATGACCGGTAACCTGTTTGTTGATGGCACACTTCCACCTGCTGTCTGAGGTCACTGTAAATGCTGCGCAGCTGATACACCAAACTTAAGAGCTCCCATGATGCaattattgttgaatctgAATACTTCAAATAGAAATAATTCCTTCATCAGTATAACAGTTTAAGGCAAATTCATTTGGTAGATGTTAAGTATATATCAGCATTTCAGGTAGCGTAAACGTAAGTTAGAACACAAATTCAAGCAGTTAAGCAAAGTAAATCTTGTAAACAATATTTAATCAGAAGTTCGGCATATTTTAATTGGCTGATCAAAGGGAAGGAACATGAACCTGCTCAGATTTCATGGCTGTTGGATCTGTGATTTGAGAAGAGCATATCAAGATGCCTCTAATGATCCAGTAAACAGCAATATAGATTTGAGACTTTGTAACAGCCTTTGTCTCATCATCCAGCTCCACATGTGAAAGCGGCAGTTTCTCAAACTTGATGATACACTTGGTTACATCCACTATTGCATTGACTAACAAACTCAAGGCCTTAAATCGAGGCTTTAAAGGACTCGAATCAGCAGGCAATTTCTTGAGCATTGCGACTGATATTGCCAAGGGGCTACTAGAGTACTGCTGCATTAGGAGCCTAAGTTCGCCATAACTTGCTACGAAAGATGTAAGTACTAATGCCACTTTGGCACCCCACTTATAATTTCCaagcaaatcaaacaaaaacattgtCCTTGCATGTAGACTTCCTTCATCGCAGCACTTGCAAAGTATCTGACATGTTAACAAATAGATCGAATTAACTGGCATCCTCCTGATGAATAAGAGAAAGATCGAGATAGAAGTTGAATTACCTCGTGCGAAATTTTACAGAAGGTCTGTCCGAGAGGCTCTTGTGATCCAAATTCCATCTTGCATACATGGGTTTTTTCAATGGCATCAAGAACCTGAAAGTAAGTGTGTGATGAGATGAAAAGCTTGGGATGGAAGGTCATGACGTTAATTACAAGTGTTCTACAGTTCatacattttttaattataaagaaCACTAAAATGCTAGCGCAGTGCAGATCAATGGCTAATTAGATTATGATTAGAACAGATAAAACaagttgattaaaaaaaaaaacagattaaAAAGTCATGACCTGCTATGTAGTGTGAGTGATGAACTAGGATGCTCCAAGGTGAAACCAGCAATACCCTTCTCCTTAAATCCATGATTTCTATTTTGTGATGAAACATATGCAGCATATTCTATATCATATCATTTCTACTTTGTGCTGAAACACGAaaggaaaagacaaaaaaaagctGAGAGTGACAATGTGTTAGAAATGAGCAATTACTTGGGATGTGCTAGTACAAAGCATGATGTCCTCCACTGCACAGAGCAACAGCTCAGAATCAAGATGACGGCCATCCGGATCGTGGCTAAGGAGTAGCTTCTTAATTAGAACTTCTTGTGATAAAGATGATACGGAATTTGGCAAGGTGTCACTTCCAATCAAATCCATGGTCAAAGTGATGGTGAACCAAGAGACAAGCAACGCATGAGTAAAATATTATGAGCTTCTCAGCTTTATGCAAACAAGAGAATGCACTTACTTAAATTTCCCTGAACATTTAGTTCTCACTGTTTGTGGTACAAAGCCTacagtattttattttatttttctttcatatgTGAAGACCCTTTGAAAAAAGTTTATGTTCATGATTTTTTTGGACACCCGAATCAAATTCAAAGCCTTCCCCTTTTgcactttttttaaattactaatCTTGAAGAGGCAAGAGCTTCGCTTATTACAGAAAACAACCGAAAGTGGATCATCAGAACAGTAAGAAATGTGATTAGTGAAGTATTAGCTGTGTCTGGAAACAGCATCCCAGAAAGAAAAGGGCCTTCAGCCTTCTAGCTTTTTGGTGCCAAGGGAGTGAAAAACAAGCCCAATTATTTTTGGTCCCtgtaaatttaataaatattgtATCAATTATTTGTGAAGCAAAAAAGGTACTTAAATGCAAAGGATTTGCTCCTCCAAGCAAGCTTCTGAGTTCGAGTCTTGACATTGATATAGTGTTcatgaatttaatatattatcacaTCCCTCATTAGAAAAgacccttaaaaaaaaaaaaaagatgactTAAGTTTATCCAGCTTCAAAGGCAAATTAAATTAGTGCCATATTAGTTGGTGAAAAATGTATATGCCAAATTACAGTTTCACCTCCAAAGTCACTTCATTAGCACTATTGGCAGATATTGCTTTTTAAGCTTTAAGTATAAGCCCTTATTTGGCTTTTAAGTATTTTAACCTCAGTTACTTTGTAGTTGAACTTagtgaccaaaaaaaaaaaaa
This window encodes:
- the LOC18788437 gene encoding protein SIEVE ELEMENT OCCLUSION C — its product is MDLIGSDTLPNSVSSLSQEVLIKKLLLSHDPDGRHLDSELLLCAVEDIMLCTSTSQVLDAIEKTHVCKMEFGSQEPLGQTFCKISHEILCKCCDEGSLHARTMFLFDLLGNYKWGAKVALVLTSFVASYGELRLLMQQYSSSPLAISVAMLKKLPADSSPLKPRFKALSLLVNAIVDVTKCIIKFEKLPLSHVELDDETKAVTKSQIYIAVYWIIRGILICSSQITDPTAMKSEQYSDSTIIASWELLSLVYQLRSIYSDLRQQVEVCHQQTETKLYQKLLDIFKETQVDNQEVLRLLFALRDDLPLKDCSSQAKLGVSDLKNKVVILMISKPELLSIEGSLFLVQQTHNHPHKKNAEDSYRIVWVPIPVSNQWTDAEETIFEYLSNSLPWFSIRQPWLLNSAVVKFIKEAWNYKNEPVMVVLDSQGTVTNSNAIDLLFIWGPKAYPFSASREEELLQEQNWTLQFMMDEIDPLLTKWVEEGRNICIYGSDSIDWIVEFTAKMEIIKSAGVQLEMVYVGKRNSSQQDMRNISATVSYKKLSSALPPMKTHFFWLRLESIRRSKLRLRKPANSSDNVLDEASALLDADDNDKNWAVIGRGSDSMMQDIVRLEGPDLTECLNKFPKWGENVGELGFLGALRHALEPSVLPEPCGHFDVTLPGKEQGEGGVVCGKCKHPMKKFVVYK